A stretch of Lactuca sativa cultivar Salinas chromosome 6, Lsat_Salinas_v11, whole genome shotgun sequence DNA encodes these proteins:
- the LOC111894066 gene encoding phospholipase A1-Igamma3, chloroplastic, which translates to MASLKLSSSFHDTTHTFQQPFPMQIMPKTLKLHVQTPNNSITVSSLPSLTSKTHIQNSQKHENDDELQVFTEDHRPLHQIWPEVQGSSNWNGLLDPMNSHLRREIIRYGEMAQACYDSFDFDPRSKYCGTCKYIGTHFFEKLDMADRGYSIHRYLYATSNINLPNFFQKSKLSSVWSQHANWMGYVAVATDENEIKRLGRRDVVIAWRGTVTYLEWIHDLKDILHPAHFSDDHSIKIESGFFDLYTSKEHSCHYCSFSAREQILSEIKRIKERYEGEKLSITITGHSLGAALALLSAYDIAEMKLNFTNTGEKIPITVFSFSGPRVGNLKFKERCENLGIKVLRIVNVHDKVPKVPGIFANEKNKHQKYIEDKIAFPWSYAHVGTEIELDHFDSPYLKRTKDISCAHNLEALLHLVDGYRGRGRGFSSVTKRDIALVNKSCDFLKEEYGVPAYWRQDENKGMVRGGDGRWILPERPRLDSHPPDTAYYLEQVLKFATKTTLNAL; encoded by the coding sequence ATGGCTTCTCTGAAGCTATCTTCATCCTTCCATGACACCACACACACCTTTCAACAACCTTTTCCTATGCAAATCATGCCCAAAACCCTAAAGCTCCATGTCCAAACACCAAATAACTCCATAACTGTCTCCTCTCTCCCAAGCTTAACTTCGAAAACCCACATCCAAAACTCCCAAAAACACGAAAACGATGATGAATTGCAGGTGTTTACAGAAGATCATAGACCTCTCCATCAGATCTGGCCTGAAGTCCAAGGCTCCAGCAACTGGAATGGTCTTTTAGACCCCATGAACTCCCACCTCCGCCGTGAAATAATTCGCTATGGTGAGATGGCTCAAGCCTGCTACGACTCTTTCGACTTTGACCCTCGATCCAAATACTGTGGAACTTGTAAATACATAGGTACTCATTTCTTCGAAAAGCTTGACATGGCTGATCGTGGATACAGTATTCATCGTTATCTTTATGCCACCTCCAACATCAATCTTCCAAATTTCTTTCAAAAATCAAAGTTATCAAGTGTTTGGAGCCAACATGCGAATTGGATGGGCTACGTCGCGGTTGCCACCGACGAAAACGAGATTAAAAGACTAGGCCGTCGTGATGTCGTCATCGCCTGGCGAGGTACTGTAACATACCTCGAATGGATCCATGACCTGAAGGACATACTACATCCTGCTCATTTCAGCGATGATCACTCAATCAAAATCGAATCAGGGTTCTTTGATTTGTACACTTCGAAAGAACATTCATGTCATTATTGCTCATTTTCAGCTCGCGAACAGATTCTTTCAGAGATTAAGAGAATCAAAGAGAGGTACGAAGGTGAAAAACTTAGTATCACGATTACAGGACATAGTCTTGGAGCTGCGCTTGCTCTGTTGAGTGCTTATGACATCGCAGAGATGAAACTAAACTTTACAAACACCGGTGAAAAGATCCCGATCACGGTGTTCTCGTTTTCGGGACCGAGGGTAGGTAACTTGAAGTTCAAAGAACGTTGTGAAAACCTTGGGATCAAGGTCTTAAGGATTGTTAACGTGCACGATAAGGTACCAAAGGTACCTGGGATCTTTGCAAACGAGAAGAACAAACATCAGAAATACATCGAAGACAAGATTGCGTTTCCATGGAGCTACGCTCATGTTGGAACCGAGATTGAACTGGATCATTTTGATTCACCATATCTGAAGCGAACAAAAGACATTAGCTGTGCTCATAACCTTGAAGCGTTGTTGCATTTGGTTGATGGGTATCGTGGTCGAGGTCGAGGGTTTTCTTCTGTGACGAAGAGGGATATTGCGCTTGTGAACAAGAGTTGCGATTTCTTGAAAGAGGAGTATGGTGTTCCGGCCTACTGGCGGCAGGATGAGAATAAGGGGATGGTGAGGGGTGGTGATGGACGGTGGATCTTGCCGGAGCGGCCGCGCCTGGATTCTCATCCGCCAGACACTGCGTACTACCTTGAACAAGTTCTAAAGTTTGCTACGAAAACTACTTTGAATGCACTTTAA